One genomic window of Mercenaria mercenaria strain notata chromosome 2, MADL_Memer_1, whole genome shotgun sequence includes the following:
- the LOC128548406 gene encoding ATP-dependent DNA helicase PIF1-like — protein MASLQLGMRASTLHHWAGIGDGRHSFEKLTELFDNNDNYVSARQRIVSAECLVIDEISMLSKRVFEMVEYVCRHVKRSDLCFGGMQVIGCGDFMQLPPVPNKFLNDDGEYCFSSLLFDIAFPHHVHLTEVRNCWCVYYENFAYRWKIDNMIKPAKRSFGNVV, from the exons ATGGCCAGTTTACAACTCGGAATGCGTGCTTCAACGTTACACCATTGGGCCGGTATAGGAGATGGTCGTCACAGCTTTGAGAAACTAACAGAATTATTCGATAACAACGACAATTACGTATCTGCTAGACAGAGAATCGTATCAGCAGAATGTTTAGTTATTGACGAAATTAGTATGTTGTCTAAGAGAGTTTTTGAGATGGTCGAGTATGTTTGTCGACACGTTAAGCGAAGTGATCTATGTTTCGGGGGCATGCAG GTAATTGGCTGTGGAGATTTTATGCAACTACCGCCAGTCCCAAACAAGTTTCTAAATGATGACGGAGAGTATTGTTTTAGCAGCCTGTTATTCGACATCGCATTTCCTCATCATGTTCATTTGACAGAGGTTAGAAATTGTTGGTGTGTTTATTACGAAAATTTCGCGTACAGGTGGAAGATTGACAATATGATAAAACCAgcgaaaagatcctttggaaacgtagtttaa